The DNA segment CGGTGACAGGCGACCACATGTATTTGCCGATAGAAGAGAGTGATGAGCAGCAACACGATGGCAAGGGCGCAGGCAAGGAGCCACACGCTGCCGCGGGATACGGTGAGGATGGCGCCCCAAAATAGGCTGAGCGCTTCGGGGCGTCCGCCCGGCATCAATCCCATAAAGAGGAAGGCGAGCCCGATCATCACTGAAAAGAGAATGCCGATGGAGGTGTCCGGCCGCAGTGCACCGCGATCGGAGAGGGGGCCAATCACCGCTGCCGCGCCCAAGCTGAAGAGCATGGCACACGCCATGGGACTCAGCCCGGTCAGCAATCCGAGCAAGGCGCCGGCGAAGGCGGCATGGGCGATACAAATACCGAGGAAAGAAGCGCCCATGGCAACAAGGAAGACGCCGGAAATGCCACAGAGCGCCCCGGAAAAGAAACCGGCAAGCACTGCGTTTTGGAGGTATTCGTGCTGAAAGAGGGCGTTCATTGCACGTGCTCCTTGTCGGGATTGCCTGATTCGTCGGCTACGATATGGCCGACTTTCATGCGCACCACACGGGTGCAAGAATCGGGCAGCGCGTCCATATCATGGGTGACCCACATCAGCGTCATGCCTTGTTGTTCATTGAGTTCGTCGAGAAAGGCGCAAATCTCGCGGCGCGCGTTATC comes from the Candidatus Hydrogenedentota bacterium genome and includes:
- a CDS encoding metal ABC transporter permease, with protein sequence MNALFQHEYLQNAVLAGFFSGALCGISGVFLVAMGASFLGICIAHAAFAGALLGLLTGLSPMACAMLFSLGAAAVIGPLSDRGALRPDTSIGILFSVMIGLAFLFMGLMPGGRPEALSLFWGAILTVSRGSVWLLACALAIVLLLITLFYRQIHVVACHRNVAAAAGIPAALYFYLMLSVSGVAISVSLPSVGGLLVYSLVVNPAAAAYQLTYNFKLLLFLAALFGIAACWLGLFLSFIFNAPAGAVIVLTSACIFALACVVSPKRKGASWRNRPPYPPGP